Proteins co-encoded in one Papaver somniferum cultivar HN1 chromosome 5, ASM357369v1, whole genome shotgun sequence genomic window:
- the LOC113279780 gene encoding uncharacterized protein LOC113279780, translated as MWAIWKGRNQLVFDQKPINIQSVISQGMYWFNTFYFNDAPPTMQSPSNARRSQQWSSPKPDTIKVNVDASWRNIGSSCVLVARNDLGKFICAKSDTGDIQSPLAAEASGFLLAMTMAYEMKFKKIIIEGDAKMMIQALNGGLSRIPWRIIRVMWTRLGRLLRKIVDKFDQVQFSSIRREANEVAHRLAAYAFKHYIHQSVDIFPTPASLPAFFPKKL; from the coding sequence ATGTGGGCTATTTGGAAAGGCAGAAATCAGCTGGTCTTTGATCAAAAACCAATCAACATCCAGTCAGTTATCTCTCAAGGTATGTATTGGTTCAATACATTCTACTTCAATGATGCTCCACCTACTATGCAATCACCCTCAAATGCTAGAAGATCACAACAGTGGAGTTCACCTAAACCTGACACTATAAAAGTAAATGTGGATGCGTCTTGGCGGAATATCGGATCTTCTTGTGTTTTGGTCGCCAGGAATGACCTTGGAAAGTTTATTTGTGCAAAATCTGACACCGGTGATATCCAGAGTCCCTTAGCTGCCGAAGCATCAGGGTTCCTTCTAGCCATGACCATGGCATATGAAATGAAATTTAAGAAGATAATTATTGAAGGGGATGCTAAGATGATGATTCAAGCGTTAAATGGGGGTTTGTCTAGAATTCCATGGAGGATAATTCGTGTTATGTGGACCAGATTAGGAAGATTGTTGAGGAAGATTGTTGACAAGTTTGATCAAGTTCAATTCTCATCTATTCGGCGAGAGGCAAATGAAGTTGCTCACCGGCTCGCAGCTTATGCTTttaagcattatattcaccaatcgGTGGATATCTTCCCCACCCCTGCATCTCTTCCTGCCTTTTTTCCGAAGAAGCTGTAG